A DNA window from Trypanosoma brucei brucei TREU927 chromosome 11 chr11_scaffold01 genomic scaffold, whole genome shotgun sequence contains the following coding sequences:
- a CDS encoding 3-methylcrotonoyl-CoA carboxylase subunit beta (GPI-Anchor Signal predicted for Tb11.02.4480 by DGPI v2.04, no cleavage site predicted) — translation MKSFCRLGKVCGCSVSVVFSHRVFALGPRRDYSTSEVPLGSSQVPKGDPRKEQKGGNMSEVYLFHPAQYESAPATTRPNVLHYPAESTNPEFKANTERMKALTAELRRRVQVIVDGDSEADKRARDRHISRGKLLVHQRIEKLVDPMSPFLELSQLAGGDLYPGEACHRGGILTGIGVVHGMRVMIVANDATVKGGTYYPITVKKHLRAQRIAEENRLPCIYLVDSGGANLGMQGDVFPDEQHFGRIFFNQANMSAKGIAQIATVMGSCTAGGAYVPAMSDESIIVKGNGTIFLGGPPLVFAATGEEVTPEELGGADVHCRASGVTDYFATDDLHALYLTRRIVANLNRNDCERPCRGREFTPPLYDPSEIGGFIPDMGADVVKGFDVRAVIARLVDGSEFDEFKKLYGDTLVCGFARFEGMLVGIVANNGILYSESALKGAHFVELCSHRNIPLLFLQNITGFMVGKTYEEGGIAKNGAKLVTAVSTTHVPKITIIIGGSYGAGNYGMCGRAFGPRFLFMWPNARISVMGGNQAATVLALTNSKLRENEVQDFKAKVRSKYEYEGSCYYSTARLWDDGVIAPEDTRAVVVQALLSTLSAPCGETKFGVFRM, via the coding sequence ATGAAGTCGTTTTGCCGGTTGGGCAAGGTTTGTGGATGTAGCGtttcagttgttttttcgCACCGCGTTTTTGCACTCGGGCCTCGACGGGATTACTCAACGTCCGAAGTCCCGTTGGGGAGCAGCCAGGTTCCCAAGGGGGACCCTCGTAAGGagcaaaaagggggaaatatgtCCGAAGTATATCTATTTCACCCTGCACAGTACGAGTCTGCACCAGCAACTACGAGGCCAAATGTTCTTCACTACCCCGCCGAGTCCACAAATCCAGAATTCAAGGCGAACACCGAGCGAATGAAGGCACTTACCGCTGAACTTCGTAGACGTGTTCAGGTTATTGTCGATGGAGACTCTGAGGCAGATAAGCGAGCGAGGGATCGTCACATCAGTCGCGGAAAACTTTTGGTCCATCAGCGCATTGAGAAGCTTGTCGATCCAATGTCGCCGTTTTTGGAACTGTCTCAACTCGCTGGTGGGGATCTCTATCCCGGAGAAGCTTGTCACCGCGGCGGTATCCTAACAGGTATTGGCGTTGTGCACGGCATGCGGGTTATGATCGTTGCCAATGATGCTACTGTGAAAGGTGGGACGTATTACCCGATCACTGTCAAGAAACATTTGCGAGCGCAGAGAATTGCGGAAGAAAATCGCCTTCCCTGCATATATCTCGTTGACAGTGGTGGCGCCAATTTGGGTATGCAAGGTGATGTGTTTCCGGATGAACAACATTTTGGCCGCATATTCTTTAACCAAGCAAATATGTCTGCCAAGGGTATCGCCCAAATAGCGACTGTTATGGGAAGCTGTACGGCCGGCGGAGCATATGTGCCTGCCATGTCCGATGAAAGTATCATAGTTAAAGGTAACGGTACTATTTTTCTTGGCGGTCCACCACTTGTCTTCGCAGCAACCGGTGAGGAGGTTACACCGGAAGAATTGGGTGGTGCAGACGTTCACTGTCGGGCAAGTGGCGTGACTGATTACTTCGCGACGGACGACCTCCACGCGCTATACTTGACGAGGCGCATTGTGGCGAACCTTAACCGGAACGACTGTGAGAGGCCGTGCCGCGGGAGAGAATTCACTCCACCATTATATGATCCTAGTGAAATAGGTGGGTTTATACCTGATATGGGGGCTGATGTAGTAAAGGGGTTCGATGTGCGCGCAGTGATAGCTCGTCTCGTGGATGGAAGTGAGTTTGACGAGTTCAAAAAGCTATATGGTGATACGTTGGTGTGTGGATTTGCGCGCTTTGAGGGGATGCTTGTGGGTATTGTTGCTAATAATGGTATTCTGTATTCTGAATCAGCGCTTAAAGGTGCCCATTTCGTTGAACTTTGCTCACACAGGAATATTCCACTACTATTTCTGCAGAACATCACGGGATTCATGGTTGGCAAAACGTATGAAGAGGGAGGCATAGCCAAGAATGGCGCAAAGCTTGTCACAGCAGTTTCAACGACTCACGTTCCGAAGATTACGATAATCATTGGCGGAAGCTACGGGGCTGGGAACTACGGTATGTGCGGGCGCGCCTTTGGTCCACGATTTCTCTTCATGTGGCCCAATGCACGAATCAGTGTCATGGGGGGAAACCAAGCGGCGACAGTACTTGCTCTAACGAATTCTAAGTTAAGGGAAAACGAAGTACAAGACTTCAAGGCTAAAGTGAGATCGAAGTACGAGTATGAGGGTTCGTGTTACTACAGCACCGCCCGTCTGTGGGATGATGGTGTTATCGCACCCGAGGACACTCGTGCGGTCGTAGTACAGGCGCTACTGTCAACGCTTTCAGCTCCTTGTGGAGAAACAAAGTTTGGGGTTTTTCGTATGTGA
- a CDS encoding cytochrome b5, putative (similar to Cytochrome b5. (Swiss-Prot:P00167) (Homo sapiens;)) → MTTSQLPKYTWEEIRKHNHDKDCWVVLYRRVLDVTKFLNEHPGGLDTINDLGGYDITNSFESIGHSSSALALSKEFIIGELDPSSAPPPVRVRKLGDDVPLTKVKGGGGVLSVYHIVGLFLLILLLLCYIFAT, encoded by the coding sequence ATGACAACGTCACAACTCCCAAAATATACTTGGGAGGAGATAAGGAAACACAATCATGATAAGGACTGCTGGGTCGTTCTTTACAGACGAGTGTTGGACGTTACGAAGTTTTTGAACGAGCACCCCGGAGGCCTTGATACAATTAATGACCTCGGAGGATACGATATCACAAACTCTTTTGAAAGTATCGGGCACTCCTCTTCAGCACTTGCCCTATCAAAAGAGTTCATAATCGGTGAACTCGACCCATCTTCCGCTCCCCCACCGGTTCGAGTAAGGAAGTTGGGAGACGATGTGCCGTTAACAAAGGTAAAAGGTGGCGGAGGTGTTCTTTCAGTATATCATATTGTGGGgttatttcttttaattcTCCTTTTATTGTGCTACATTTTTGCTACCTAG
- a CDS encoding uncharacterized protein (similar to SP:P53849: Zinc-finger protein GIS2 (Saccharomyces cerevisiae}) yields the protein MQEGKSIKPNGLVRCSLHGLLRFSTHCNALPVFDADQVVTGYIYQCKDGGRCMVEDTSADASARRQTPRERAESRSEAAPKKLVIDGEPSDTKPAMVSDADGAGSRQQACKSETQRGPSRYYDLATQRAVGPIKKVCWVCGMEGHEKPDCHNSLCKTCHSVRRHHHICQEVQTSPFVTICSGDTRSKEMLAVQCTSCSGFGHFDCSPRLEPSFPSCCFCGEEGHNVFNCESRARTVADPWVNAALALERSGVPSRRRDRGADSTGSYASPSRSWGRHDYRGRGDGRSYPRDGVYNEIVNPYRHHEREYHAGHSGSYHNPPRYASRDGSWRRRENQNDGGSANASYDYRGDRMHESDDRNHSHSHRHHNTNYATEHMPQREYMDSRGSRQRVPVLDCRYQPRSGNSNRTKNYTDDDEYYDKFF from the coding sequence ATGCAGGAAGGGAAATCGATAAAACCCAATGGATTAGTGAGGTGCTCACTTCATGGGCTCCTCCGTTTTTCGACACACTGCAATGCTTTGCCAGTTTTCGACGCTGACCAAGTTGTTACTGGTTATATATATCAGTGCAAAGACGGCGGGAGGTGCATGGTCGAAGACACTTCTGCGGATGCTTCGGCCCGACGACAGACCCCCAGGGAACGTGCCGAGAGCCGTAGTGAAGCAGCTCCCAAAAAGCTGGTGATCGACGGGGAACCGTCAGATACAAAGCCCGCAATGGTGTCTGATGCGGATGGCGCAGGTTCTCGACAACAGGCCTGCAAATCTGAAACACAGCGCGGGCCGAGCAGGTACTATGACCTTGCCACCCAGAGGGCTGTGGGCCCCATAAAAAAGGTTTGTTGGGTGTGCGGGATGGAGGGACACGAAAAACCTGATTGTCATAACTCGTTGTGCAAAACTTGCCATTCTGTGCGTAGGCACCACCACATTTGTCAGGAAGTGCAGACATCGCCATTTGTGACTATTTGTTCCGGAGATACTCGGTCAAAGGAGATGTTAGCTGTTCAGTGCACTTCGTGCTCAGGCTTTGGCCATTTTGATTGCTCGCCACGGTTGGAGccgtcttttccttcctgctGCTTCTGTGGGGAGGAGGGTCATAACGTTTTCAACTGTGAAAGTAGGGCAAGAACTGTGGCAGATCCCTGGGTAAATGCAGCGCTTGCACTTGAGAGGTCCGGTGTCCCTTCAAGAAGGCGCGATCGGGGCGCGGACAGTACAGGATCTTATGCATCACCTTCGCGTTCTTGGGGTCGGCACGACTACCGCGGTAGAGGAGACGGTCGGAGTTACCCCCGAGATGGCGTCTATAACGAGATTGTGAATCCGTATCGTCATCATGAAAGAGAATATCATGCAGGTCACAGCGGAAGCTACCACAATCCTCCTCGATATGCTTCTAGAGATGGCTCTTGGAGGCGAAGAGAGAATCAAAACGACGGTGGAAGTGCTAATGCTTCATACGATTACCGTGGTGATCGAATGCATGAGAGTGACGACAGGAACCATTCCCATTCCCATCGGCACCACAACACAAACTATGCCACTGAGCATATGCCGCAAAGGGAGTATATGGATAGTAGGGGGAGCAGGCAGCGGGTCCCCGTACTAGATTGCCGCTATCAACCGAGAAGTGGAAATTCAAATCGAACAAAGAATTATACCGACGATGATGAATACTACGACAAGTTCTTCTAG